Proteins encoded within one genomic window of Bradyrhizobium sp. AZCC 1719:
- a CDS encoding PHA/PHB synthase family protein, with protein sequence MSDVNTETQASTTFNAEAFAMNIAKAMETSGQALAAYLKPREDGEPKDKPPSEIGEVVKTFTKVAEYWLTDKERAEALQTRMGKAYLDLWGSAMRRMAGEQAKPAIEPSPRDKRFKDPEWKSNLFFDFVLQLYLLTAQWAQELVKNAEGVDPHTRKKAEFYVQQITNAIAPSNFVLTNPEVLRETLASNGDNLVRGMKMLAEDIEAGRGMLRIRQSDPSNLEVGVNMATTPGKVIYQNELMQLIQYTPTTETVLRTPLLIVPPWINKFYILDLKPEKSYIKWCVDQGITVFVISWVNPDKELGKKTFDDYMKEGPLTAMDIIEKVTGEMKVHTAGYCVGGTLLASTLAWLAEKRRQRVTSATFFAAQVDFTHAGDLLVFVDEDQIATLEREMEARGVLEGSKMAMAFNMLRSNDLIWSYVVSNYLKGQPPSSFDLLHWNSDATRMPAANHSYYLRNCYLENRLSSGSMVLDNTLLDLSKVKVPVYNLATREDHIAPADSVLYGSQFFGGPVKYVLSGSGHIAGVVNPPDAGKYQYWTNDNIKDVTLADWMKNATEHKGSWWPDWLQWLEGIDAERVPARAVGSEEMPPIEDAPGSYVKVRA encoded by the coding sequence ATGAGTGACGTCAACACCGAAACCCAGGCTTCGACAACTTTCAACGCCGAAGCCTTCGCCATGAACATCGCGAAAGCGATGGAGACGAGCGGCCAGGCGCTCGCGGCCTATCTCAAGCCGCGCGAGGACGGGGAGCCGAAGGACAAGCCGCCCAGCGAAATCGGTGAAGTCGTCAAGACCTTCACCAAGGTGGCGGAATACTGGCTGACGGACAAGGAGCGCGCCGAAGCCCTTCAGACCAGGATGGGCAAAGCCTATCTCGATCTCTGGGGCTCTGCGATGCGCCGCATGGCCGGTGAACAGGCCAAGCCTGCGATCGAGCCGTCGCCGCGCGATAAGCGCTTCAAGGATCCGGAGTGGAAATCGAATCTGTTCTTCGATTTCGTGCTGCAGCTCTATCTGCTCACCGCGCAATGGGCGCAAGAACTGGTGAAGAACGCCGAAGGCGTCGATCCGCACACGCGCAAGAAGGCCGAGTTCTACGTTCAGCAGATCACCAACGCGATCGCTCCGTCGAATTTCGTGCTTACCAATCCGGAAGTGCTGCGCGAGACGCTGGCCTCGAACGGGGACAACCTCGTTCGCGGCATGAAGATGCTGGCCGAGGACATCGAGGCCGGGCGCGGCATGCTGCGCATTCGTCAGTCCGATCCATCGAATCTCGAAGTCGGCGTCAACATGGCGACGACGCCGGGCAAGGTGATCTACCAGAACGAGCTGATGCAGCTCATCCAGTACACGCCGACCACGGAGACGGTGTTGCGCACGCCGCTGCTGATCGTGCCGCCCTGGATCAACAAGTTCTACATTCTCGATCTCAAGCCGGAAAAATCCTACATCAAATGGTGCGTCGACCAGGGCATCACCGTGTTCGTGATTTCCTGGGTCAATCCGGACAAGGAACTCGGCAAGAAAACCTTCGACGACTACATGAAGGAAGGCCCGCTGACCGCGATGGACATCATCGAAAAGGTCACGGGCGAGATGAAAGTCCATACCGCCGGCTACTGCGTCGGCGGCACCCTGCTGGCGTCGACGCTGGCCTGGCTCGCCGAGAAGCGGCGCCAGCGCGTCACCTCGGCGACGTTCTTTGCGGCGCAGGTCGACTTCACCCATGCCGGCGATCTGCTCGTGTTCGTCGACGAAGACCAGATCGCGACGCTGGAGCGCGAGATGGAAGCACGGGGCGTTCTCGAAGGCAGCAAGATGGCGATGGCTTTCAACATGCTGCGCTCCAACGACCTGATCTGGTCCTATGTCGTCAGCAACTACCTGAAGGGACAGCCGCCCTCTTCCTTCGACTTGCTGCACTGGAACTCCGACGCCACGCGGATGCCGGCGGCCAACCATTCCTATTACCTGCGCAACTGCTACCTGGAGAACCGGCTCTCCTCCGGCAGCATGGTGCTCGACAACACCCTGCTCGACCTGTCGAAGGTCAAGGTGCCCGTCTACAATCTGGCGACGCGCGAGGACCACATCGCGCCGGCGGATTCGGTGCTCTACGGTTCGCAGTTCTTCGGTGGCCCGGTCAAATATGTGCTGTCCGGCTCGGGCCACATTGCAGGCGTGGTCAACCCGCCGGACGCGGGCAAGTACCAGTACTGGACCAACGACAACATCAAGGATGTCACGCTCGCCGACTGGATGAAGAACGCCACCGAGCACAAGGGATCGTGGTGGCCCGACTGGCTGCAATGGCTGGAGGGCATCGACGCCGAGCGCGTGCCCGCGCGCGCCGTCGGTTCCGAGGAGATGCCGCCGATCGAGGACGCACCCGGCAGCTACGTCAAGGTGCGCGCGTAG
- a CDS encoding haloacid dehalogenase type II: MSDISSVKALVFDVFGTVVDWRTSLINDFIQWSKTSGIKADWTALVDGWRGVYMASMDEVRKHPERGYQILDTLHRRSLEKLVAEFGIRGLSDADLHYLTMGWHRLHPWSDSVPGLTRLKKKYIISPLSNGNVALLTNMAKFAGLPWDLIMSAELFEHYKPDPETYLGAAKLLCLPPEQVMMVAAHNGDLKAAQQNGLKTAFVARPTEYGPHQKYDFEATGNWDIVAKDFGGIADRLGC, from the coding sequence ATGTCCGACATTTCCTCAGTAAAGGCGCTGGTGTTCGACGTGTTCGGCACCGTCGTCGACTGGCGCACCAGCCTCATCAACGATTTCATACAGTGGTCGAAAACCTCCGGCATCAAGGCCGACTGGACGGCCTTGGTCGATGGCTGGCGCGGCGTTTACATGGCCTCGATGGACGAGGTGCGCAAACATCCCGAACGCGGCTATCAGATCCTCGACACGCTGCACCGGCGCTCGCTGGAAAAACTGGTCGCCGAGTTCGGAATCAGGGGGCTGAGCGACGCCGATCTGCACTACCTGACGATGGGCTGGCACCGCCTGCATCCGTGGTCCGACAGCGTGCCCGGGCTGACGCGGCTAAAGAAGAAGTACATCATCTCGCCGCTCTCCAACGGCAACGTCGCGCTGTTGACCAACATGGCAAAGTTCGCCGGCCTGCCGTGGGACCTCATCATGTCGGCGGAATTGTTCGAGCACTACAAGCCCGATCCCGAAACCTATCTCGGCGCCGCCAAACTGCTCTGCCTGCCGCCCGAGCAGGTGATGATGGTGGCCGCCCATAATGGCGACCTGAAAGCCGCGCAGCAGAACGGCCTCAAGACCGCCTTCGTCGCGCGCCCGACCGAGTACGGCCCGCACCAGAAATACGATTTCGAAGCCACCGGCAATTGGGACATCGTCGCCAAGGATTTTGGTGGGATTGCCGATCGGTTGGGGTGTTGA
- the argC gene encoding N-acetyl-gamma-glutamyl-phosphate reductase has product MSSKKKIGILGASGYTGADAVRLLARHPNAEITALTANTHAGKSMGDVFPHFFMLDLPKLVEWEKVDWTSLDAVFCGLPHGTTQEIIAAVLRANPNIKVLDMSADFRLRNKDTYAQWYGHEHRALELQGEAVYGLTEFYREKIAAARLVACPGCYPTAALLALVPLARAKLIDVDDIVIDAKSGVTGAGRGLKQNTLFSEAGEGLSPYSVGTHRHAPEIEQEIGVAAGAAVTVNFTPHLIPMARGELCTSYVRLNGGATPDDLRGALEKAYANEPFVHVAKKGVLPQTQNVRGSNYVQIGVVADRIKNRAIVISTLDNLVKGSAGQAIQNMNLMFGLPETAGLEQIALFP; this is encoded by the coding sequence ATGAGCTCGAAAAAGAAGATCGGCATTCTCGGTGCCTCCGGTTACACCGGAGCCGACGCGGTGCGCCTGTTGGCGCGGCATCCGAACGCCGAGATCACCGCGCTCACCGCCAACACCCACGCCGGCAAGTCGATGGGCGACGTGTTCCCGCATTTCTTCATGCTCGATCTGCCGAAGCTGGTCGAGTGGGAGAAGGTCGACTGGACCAGCCTCGACGCGGTGTTCTGCGGGCTGCCGCACGGCACCACGCAGGAGATCATCGCCGCCGTCCTCAGGGCCAACCCCAACATCAAGGTGCTCGACATGTCCGCCGATTTCCGGCTGCGCAACAAGGACACCTATGCGCAATGGTACGGCCATGAGCACCGGGCGCTTGAACTGCAGGGCGAGGCCGTCTACGGCCTCACCGAATTCTACCGCGAGAAGATCGCGGCCGCGCGGCTGGTCGCGTGTCCCGGCTGTTACCCGACCGCGGCGCTGCTCGCGCTGGTGCCGCTCGCCAGGGCAAAACTGATCGACGTCGACGACATCGTCATCGACGCCAAGTCGGGCGTTACCGGCGCCGGGCGCGGCTTGAAGCAGAACACGCTGTTCAGCGAGGCGGGCGAGGGGCTGTCGCCCTATTCGGTCGGCACCCACCGGCACGCGCCGGAGATCGAGCAGGAGATCGGCGTTGCCGCAGGCGCTGCGGTGACGGTGAACTTCACGCCGCATCTGATCCCGATGGCGCGCGGCGAACTCTGCACGTCCTATGTCAGGCTCAACGGCGGAGCGACGCCGGACGATTTGCGGGGTGCGTTGGAGAAGGCTTACGCCAACGAGCCCTTCGTGCATGTCGCCAAGAAGGGCGTACTGCCGCAGACCCAGAACGTGCGCGGCTCCAACTATGTGCAGATCGGCGTCGTCGCCGACCGCATCAAAAACCGGGCGATCGTGATTTCCACGCTCGACAACCTGGTGAAGGGCTCGGCCGGGCAGGCGATCCAGAACATGAACCTGATGTTCGGATTGCCCGAGACGGCCGGGCTGGAGCAGATCGCGCTGTTTCCGTGA
- a CDS encoding FMN-binding negative transcriptional regulator has product MYTPPPFKSDRAASLAFAEARGFGLACAWDGNKPVASSLPFYLISANDGTPRAAFHVARQNSLVKLADGATPWLLAVNGTDTYVSPDWYVSLDQVPTWLYQAVHLTGPVRVMSDDELAEQIETLSAKFEERLLPKKPWLSSKMTAGRLAAMKKAIVGLEMTVEEVEGSFKLNQHKSDADYTALAQALASQGDADAREIAAQMRAARPLAFAAVTVQDKQTTTPEERNA; this is encoded by the coding sequence ATGTATACGCCACCACCGTTCAAGTCCGACCGCGCCGCGAGCCTCGCGTTTGCGGAAGCGCGCGGCTTTGGTCTGGCCTGCGCGTGGGATGGCAATAAGCCCGTCGCCTCGTCGCTGCCGTTCTATCTGATCTCGGCCAATGACGGCACGCCGCGCGCGGCGTTTCACGTTGCGCGGCAAAATTCGCTGGTGAAGCTCGCCGACGGCGCGACCCCGTGGTTGTTGGCCGTCAATGGCACCGATACCTATGTGTCGCCGGACTGGTACGTGTCGCTGGATCAGGTGCCGACCTGGCTCTATCAGGCCGTGCATCTGACCGGCCCGGTGCGGGTGATGTCGGACGATGAACTGGCCGAGCAGATCGAGACGCTGAGCGCGAAGTTCGAGGAGCGGCTGTTGCCGAAGAAGCCGTGGCTGTCCTCGAAGATGACGGCAGGGCGGCTGGCGGCGATGAAGAAGGCGATCGTGGGACTCGAGATGACGGTCGAGGAGGTGGAGGGCAGCTTCAAGCTGAACCAGCACAAGTCGGACGCCGACTACACCGCGCTGGCCCAGGCGCTCGCCTCGCAAGGCGACGCCGACGCGCGTGAAATTGCAGCCCAGATGCGCGCGGCACGGCCGCTGGCATTCGCGGCGGTTACGGTACAAGACAAGCAAACGACGACGCCTGAAGAAAGGAACGCGTGA
- the glpX gene encoding class II fructose-bisphosphatase, producing MSTHISVPPQLLLERILTLEIVRVTERAAVSAARLRGHGQEKAADQAAVDAMRRELNKLPIEGTIVIGEGERDEAPMLFIGEKVGLNAGPQVDIAVDPLEGTTLCAKNMPGAIATMAMADGGTLLHAPDVYMEKLAVGPGYDKGVVEIDASPADNVRRLAKAKGVEPAAITVLVLDRPRHADIIASIRSTGAAVRLITDGDVAGVIHCADPDNTGVDMYIGTGGAPEGVLAAAALRCIGGQMQCRLILDSEEKRERAHKMGVTDPKMIYGIEDMVRGDCLFAATGVTTGSLLSGVKFRKDGVIETETVVMRSVTGTVRYIKAEHRQLDKFHLD from the coding sequence ATGTCGACCCATATTTCCGTTCCGCCGCAATTGCTGCTCGAGCGCATCCTCACGCTTGAAATCGTGCGGGTGACGGAACGTGCAGCCGTTTCGGCCGCGCGGCTGCGCGGCCACGGCCAGGAGAAGGCGGCGGACCAGGCCGCAGTGGACGCGATGCGCCGCGAACTCAACAAGCTGCCGATCGAAGGCACCATCGTGATCGGCGAGGGCGAGCGCGACGAGGCGCCGATGCTGTTCATCGGCGAGAAGGTCGGGCTGAATGCAGGGCCCCAGGTCGATATCGCCGTCGACCCATTGGAAGGCACCACGCTGTGCGCCAAGAACATGCCGGGCGCGATCGCGACCATGGCGATGGCCGATGGCGGCACGCTGTTGCACGCGCCCGACGTCTACATGGAGAAGCTCGCGGTCGGACCGGGCTACGACAAGGGCGTTGTTGAAATTGATGCGTCGCCGGCTGACAACGTCCGCCGCCTCGCCAAGGCCAAGGGCGTTGAGCCCGCCGCGATCACGGTGCTCGTGCTCGATCGCCCGCGTCACGCCGACATCATCGCCAGCATCCGCTCGACCGGCGCGGCGGTGCGGCTGATCACCGATGGCGACGTCGCCGGCGTGATCCATTGCGCCGATCCCGACAACACCGGCGTCGACATGTATATCGGCACCGGCGGCGCGCCCGAGGGCGTGCTGGCGGCGGCGGCGCTGCGCTGCATCGGCGGCCAGATGCAGTGCCGCCTGATCCTCGACAGCGAGGAGAAGCGCGAGCGCGCGCACAAGATGGGCGTGACCGACCCGAAGATGATCTACGGCATCGAGGACATGGTGCGGGGCGATTGCCTGTTCGCTGCAACCGGCGTCACGACTGGCTCGCTGCTGTCGGGCGTCAAGTTCCGCAAGGATGGCGTGATCGAGACCGAAACGGTGGTGATGCGTTCGGTGACGGGCACGGTGCGTTATATCAAGGCCGAGCACCGGCAGTTGGATAAGTTTCATCTGGATTGA
- a CDS encoding LL-diaminopimelate aminotransferase, protein MEDFYRIRRLPPYVFEKVNQAKAAARNAGADIIDMGMGNPDLPTPPHVLEKLKETLGKPRTDRYSASRGINGLRKAQAAYYGRRFGVKLNPDTQVVATLGSKEGFANVAQAITAPGDVVLCPNPSYPIHAFGFLMAGGVIRSVPSEPTPQFFEAVERAIIHSIPKPIALIVCYPSNPTAYVAELDFYKDLVAFAKKHEIFILSDLAYAEVYFDDRNPPPSVLQVPGAIDVTVEFTSMSKTFSMAGWRMGFAVGNERIIAALARVKSYLDYGAFTPIQVAATAALNGPDDCIKEMRDTYRRRRDALVESFGRAGWEIPPPQASMFAWAPLPKAFEGVGSMQFATLMVEKSGVVVSPGVAFGEHGEGFVRIAMVENEQRIRQAARGVRRFLESGIETLHNVVPLANRR, encoded by the coding sequence ATGGAAGATTTCTATCGCATTCGCCGTCTGCCGCCTTACGTGTTCGAGAAGGTCAACCAGGCCAAGGCGGCCGCGCGCAATGCCGGGGCCGACATCATCGACATGGGCATGGGCAATCCGGACCTGCCGACGCCGCCCCATGTGCTCGAGAAGCTGAAGGAGACGCTGGGCAAGCCGCGGACCGATCGCTACTCGGCCTCGCGCGGCATCAACGGCCTGCGCAAGGCGCAAGCCGCCTATTACGGACGGCGGTTCGGCGTAAAACTCAATCCGGATACACAGGTGGTTGCGACGCTGGGCTCGAAGGAAGGCTTTGCCAATGTGGCGCAGGCGATTACCGCGCCCGGCGACGTCGTGCTGTGCCCCAATCCGAGCTACCCGATTCACGCCTTCGGCTTTCTGATGGCGGGCGGCGTGATTCGCTCAGTGCCCTCGGAACCGACGCCGCAGTTTTTCGAGGCGGTGGAGCGCGCGATCATTCATTCGATCCCGAAGCCGATCGCGCTGATCGTGTGCTATCCCTCCAATCCGACCGCCTATGTTGCCGAGCTCGATTTCTACAAGGATCTGGTGGCGTTCGCGAAGAAGCACGAGATCTTCATCCTGTCGGACCTGGCCTACGCCGAAGTTTATTTCGACGACCGGAATCCGCCGCCCTCGGTGTTGCAGGTTCCCGGCGCAATCGACGTCACGGTCGAATTCACCTCGATGTCGAAGACGTTCTCGATGGCGGGCTGGCGCATGGGCTTTGCCGTCGGCAACGAGCGGATCATTGCAGCGCTGGCGCGGGTGAAATCCTACCTCGACTACGGCGCGTTCACGCCCATTCAAGTCGCGGCCACCGCCGCGCTGAACGGGCCGGACGATTGCATCAAGGAGATGCGTGACACCTACCGTAGGCGCCGCGACGCGCTGGTCGAATCGTTCGGCCGGGCCGGTTGGGAGATCCCGCCGCCGCAGGCCTCGATGTTCGCCTGGGCGCCGCTGCCCAAAGCCTTCGAGGGCGTCGGCAGCATGCAGTTCGCGACCCTGATGGTGGAGAAGTCAGGTGTGGTGGTTTCGCCCGGCGTCGCTTTCGGCGAGCATGGCGAAGGCTTTGTCCGCATCGCCATGGTGGAAAACGAGCAGCGTATCCGCCAGGCCGCGCGCGGGGTGCGCCGCTTCCTTGAAAGCGGCATTGAAACGTTGCACAACGTGGTTCCTCTCGCCAACCGGCGTTAA
- a CDS encoding MBL fold metallo-hydrolase: MQLTRRHALTGAAALAATPLLPQAPARAAAQVADKQAPSFYRYKVGDAQVTAISDGVNNFALPDTFVLNAKKDEVNAALEKAFMPKDKMSIQFAPLVINTGGKLVVVDTGNGAAAFASSKGNVGQFGANMVAAGFDPKAVDIVVISHFHGDHINGLLTAENTPTFPNAEVLVPAAEWKYFMDDGEMSRAPEGRMQTVFKNARRVLEAGLKKKVTPYEWGKEVAPGLTAVETIGHTPGHTSYVLASGSDKVFIQSDVTNLPALFVTNPGWHLMFDQDPALAEKTRRRVYDMLVADKMRVQGFHYPFPANGFVEKDGNGYRLIPAPWNPVI; encoded by the coding sequence ATGCAACTGACACGTCGTCACGCACTCACTGGCGCCGCGGCGCTCGCCGCCACACCGCTGTTGCCACAGGCGCCCGCCAGGGCGGCCGCCCAGGTGGCGGACAAGCAGGCGCCGAGCTTCTATCGCTACAAGGTGGGCGATGCCCAGGTGACGGCCATCTCTGACGGCGTCAACAATTTCGCGCTGCCCGACACATTCGTGCTCAACGCCAAGAAGGACGAAGTGAACGCGGCGCTCGAAAAGGCCTTTATGCCGAAGGACAAGATGTCGATCCAGTTCGCACCGCTGGTCATCAATACCGGTGGCAAGCTCGTGGTGGTCGATACCGGCAACGGCGCCGCGGCCTTTGCGTCGAGCAAGGGCAATGTCGGCCAGTTCGGCGCCAACATGGTTGCCGCGGGCTTCGACCCCAAGGCAGTCGACATCGTCGTGATCTCGCACTTCCATGGTGACCACATCAACGGCCTTTTGACCGCCGAAAACACACCGACCTTTCCCAATGCCGAGGTGCTGGTGCCGGCGGCGGAATGGAAATATTTCATGGACGACGGCGAGATGAGCCGTGCGCCGGAAGGGCGGATGCAGACCGTGTTCAAGAACGCCCGCCGCGTGCTCGAGGCGGGGCTCAAGAAGAAGGTGACGCCCTATGAGTGGGGCAAGGAAGTAGCGCCTGGACTGACGGCGGTGGAAACCATCGGTCACACGCCGGGCCATACCTCCTATGTTCTCGCATCCGGCTCCGACAAGGTGTTCATCCAATCTGATGTCACCAACCTGCCGGCGCTGTTCGTCACCAATCCGGGCTGGCACCTGATGTTCGACCAGGATCCGGCGCTGGCGGAAAAGACCCGCCGGCGGGTCTACGACATGCTGGTCGCAGACAAGATGCGGGTCCAGGGCTTCCATTACCCGTTCCCGGCCAATGGTTTTGTCGAAAAGGACGGCAATGGCTACCGGCTGATCCCGGCCCCGTGGAATCCGGTGATCTGA
- a CDS encoding homoserine dehydrogenase, whose product MVAPLRVGIAGLGTVGAEVVRLIEEQSRTLSERSGRGVRVVAVTARSKAKKRSLDLRGIDWAKSPVALANDPNVDCFVELMGGSGEPALSAIEAALKAGKSVVTANKALIAKHGIRLAKAAEKHGGALNFEAAVGAAIPVIKTLREGLSGTGVNRVYGILNGTCNYILTRMEHEGLSFAECLKDAQRLGYAEANPSFDVDGHDTAQKLAILASLAFGTKVAQSAVYVEGISSIAPEDLRAAEELGYRVKLLGVAVRTAKGIEQRVHPTMVPKSSSIAQVMGVTNAVTIDGEGIPAITLVGPGAGGAATASAVVADIADVARGIRAKPFGRPVERLRDTTKAPMERHEGGYYIRLMARDLAGTAATIATRLAEQKISLESIVQRHPEGVDANGAAKKAAPVPVILITYATSEDAVYRALEAVQRDKVISGRPQVIRIEKN is encoded by the coding sequence ATGGTCGCACCCCTGAGAGTGGGTATCGCGGGGCTCGGCACTGTTGGCGCCGAAGTCGTCCGCCTCATCGAAGAGCAGTCGCGCACGCTGTCGGAGCGCAGCGGGCGCGGCGTGCGCGTCGTTGCCGTCACCGCGCGCTCGAAAGCGAAAAAGCGTTCGCTCGATCTGCGCGGCATCGACTGGGCCAAGAGCCCGGTGGCGCTGGCCAACGATCCCAACGTCGATTGCTTCGTCGAACTGATGGGCGGCTCCGGCGAGCCGGCGCTGTCGGCGATCGAGGCCGCGCTGAAGGCCGGCAAGTCGGTGGTAACCGCCAACAAGGCGCTGATCGCCAAACACGGCATTCGGCTGGCGAAGGCTGCCGAGAAGCATGGCGGCGCCCTGAACTTCGAGGCGGCGGTCGGCGCGGCCATTCCGGTCATCAAGACCCTGCGCGAGGGGCTTTCCGGCACCGGCGTCAACCGCGTCTATGGGATCCTCAACGGCACCTGCAATTACATCCTGACCCGGATGGAGCATGAGGGCTTGTCGTTTGCCGAATGCCTGAAGGATGCGCAGCGGCTCGGCTATGCCGAAGCCAATCCGTCCTTCGACGTCGATGGCCATGATACCGCGCAGAAGCTTGCAATCCTGGCGAGCCTCGCCTTCGGCACCAAAGTGGCGCAGAGCGCGGTCTATGTCGAAGGCATCTCCTCAATCGCACCGGAAGATCTGCGGGCGGCGGAAGAACTCGGCTATCGGGTCAAACTGCTCGGGGTTGCCGTGCGCACCGCCAAGGGCATCGAGCAGCGCGTGCATCCGACCATGGTGCCAAAATCGTCCTCGATCGCGCAGGTGATGGGCGTCACCAACGCCGTGACCATCGATGGCGAGGGCATTCCCGCGATCACCCTGGTGGGACCTGGCGCCGGCGGCGCTGCGACGGCGTCCGCCGTGGTTGCCGATATCGCCGACGTGGCGCGCGGCATTCGCGCCAAGCCGTTCGGACGCCCGGTGGAGCGGCTGCGCGACACCACCAAGGCGCCGATGGAGCGCCATGAGGGCGGCTACTACATTCGCCTGATGGCGCGCGACCTTGCCGGCACCGCCGCTACCATCGCCACCCGCCTTGCCGAACAGAAGATTTCGCTGGAATCGATCGTGCAGCGCCACCCCGAAGGTGTCGACGCGAACGGCGCGGCGAAGAAAGCCGCACCGGTTCCGGTCATTCTGATCACTTACGCGACGTCCGAGGATGCGGTCTATCGCGCGCTGGAGGCGGTGCAGCGCGACAAGGTAATCAGCGGCCGGCCGCAGGTGATACGGATCGAAAAGAACTGA
- a CDS encoding IS110 family transposase, whose amino-acid sequence MSKRSIVCAGIDTGKHKLDVALHGRPERLQVANTAEGHEELFVWLRQHRVKRVGIEATGGYEQTVVRRLRQGRFVVVVFQPAQVRAYGRFHLRLAKNDKIDAALIAACTSDVRTIHAPPDRRLAELAGLQTQIDQIVRAMARFKNHRESCRDAALRQLWDDEIRRFQGLFRQRLKQLVAAIRQHPDLAERLDLILSVDGIALRTASAIVVRMPEIGQLSRGQAGALAGLVPYDDDSGEHAGDRHIKGGRERLRNNLYAAAWIASLRWNPQLTALYKRLRDAGKEHKVAVVACARKLLIFANAVVARGTPWEVRTIAH is encoded by the coding sequence ATGAGCAAGCGTAGCATAGTTTGCGCCGGCATCGATACTGGCAAGCACAAGCTCGATGTGGCGCTGCATGGAAGGCCGGAACGGCTGCAGGTGGCCAATACGGCCGAGGGGCACGAGGAGTTGTTCGTCTGGTTGCGGCAGCACCGGGTCAAACGGGTCGGTATCGAAGCCACTGGCGGCTACGAGCAAACGGTCGTCCGGCGGCTGCGGCAGGGCCGTTTCGTGGTCGTCGTGTTCCAGCCCGCGCAGGTGCGCGCCTATGGGCGCTTCCATCTGAGGCTGGCGAAGAACGACAAGATCGATGCGGCCTTGATTGCGGCCTGCACGTCCGACGTCAGGACCATCCATGCCCCGCCCGACCGGCGTCTGGCAGAACTGGCCGGGTTACAGACCCAGATCGACCAGATCGTCCGTGCGATGGCCCGGTTCAAGAACCATCGCGAGTCGTGCCGCGATGCCGCTCTGCGGCAGCTCTGGGACGACGAGATCCGGCGATTCCAGGGGCTTTTCCGGCAACGGCTCAAGCAGCTGGTGGCGGCGATCCGTCAGCATCCCGATCTCGCCGAGCGGCTCGACCTGATCCTCAGCGTCGATGGCATTGCGTTGCGCACCGCAAGCGCCATCGTGGTGCGCATGCCGGAGATCGGCCAGCTCAGCCGCGGCCAGGCCGGCGCGTTGGCTGGGCTTGTCCCCTACGATGACGACAGTGGCGAGCACGCCGGCGATCGCCACATCAAGGGTGGCCGCGAGCGGTTGCGCAATAATCTCTACGCCGCGGCATGGATCGCCTCGCTGCGCTGGAACCCGCAACTGACGGCGCTCTACAAGCGGCTGCGCGACGCTGGAAAGGAGCACAAGGTGGCGGTCGTCGCCTGCGCTCGCAAGCTGCTGATCTTCGCCAACGCGGTCGTCGCCCGCGGCACGCCATGGGAGGTCCGCACGATCGCTCATTGA
- a CDS encoding MAPEG family protein: MTRELFWLTLTVILTGLMCVPYFINRCQVRGLSGAMANPSRNDKPHADWANRMMFAHDNAVENLIIFAPLVLILNAIDYSDRWTVLACAVYFWARVAHLIVYTLGLPVFRTLAFTVGFLAQAVLALAIFRVV; encoded by the coding sequence ATAACGCGTGAATTGTTCTGGCTGACTCTGACCGTGATTTTGACCGGGCTCATGTGCGTCCCCTACTTCATCAATCGCTGTCAGGTGCGCGGCCTCTCCGGCGCCATGGCCAACCCTTCGCGCAACGACAAGCCGCATGCGGATTGGGCCAATCGGATGATGTTCGCACATGACAATGCGGTCGAGAATTTGATCATCTTCGCGCCGCTGGTGCTGATCCTCAACGCCATCGACTATTCCGACAGATGGACCGTACTGGCCTGCGCCGTGTATTTCTGGGCCCGCGTCGCCCATCTGATCGTCTACACGCTGGGCCTGCCGGTATTCCGCACGCTGGCCTTCACCGTCGGCTTCCTGGCGCAAGCCGTGCTGGCGCTGGCGATCTTCAGGGTGGTTTGA